The Bicyclus anynana chromosome 9, ilBicAnyn1.1, whole genome shotgun sequence DNA window gtGTGCTGATGCTAACAAAGTGAAGATGGACTTGGATGTAGAAGATTTGCTGCTCTTCAATATGACGAACGATACGTCGCAGTCATCGGGATTTTCAGAACCGGATTCCTTGAACATAATAGTTCCCTTGACCATAGTTTATGTGGTCATATTCATAGCAGGAGTGCTGGGGAACATCAGCACTTGTGTTGTCATCGCTCGGAACAGGTCCATGCACACGGCAACAAACTTCTACCTCTTTAGTCTAGCTATCTCTGACCTGCTTCTGCTAGTCTGTGGTCTACCGCTAGAAGTACACAGACTATGGAGTCCCATGTCTTATCCTCTCGGCGAAGCTCTTTGCATCACAGTGGGACTAGTATCGGAGACATCAGCAAACGCTACCGTGTTGACTATAACAGCGTTCACCGTGGAACGGTACATTGCTATTTGCCGGCCGTTCATGTCGCACACCATGTCGAAGTTGTCCAGAGCGGTGCGGTATATTATCGTCATCTGGATATGTGCGTTATGCGCTGCGGTGCCGCAAGCGATGCAGTTCGGTATAGTGATGTACAGTGAGAAAGGACAGAATATAAGTGCGTGTACAGTTAAAGGTCACGGCGTGCATCAAGTGTTTGTGATATCCAGTTTTGTGTTCTTCGTGGTGCCGATGTCTTTGATCACGGTGTTGTACGTACTGATCGGTGCGAAGCTGCACACGTCACGCGTGTTGCATCCGTTGAAGAAGTCCTCGATGGAGAGCAGCGAACGGCCCAACGGAATACCGCGGTACAGGAATGGTGCCTCACAGAGACGGGTCATTAGGATGCTGGGTGAGTTGACTTTTTTTCTGTCAACTTATATTACGGAAGGTAGGGTTTCCATAGAAGTATGAAAATGTCTGCCTCCAAATCCAGAGGGCGTATTTTAAgattccagttgtgtgcattttaagaagttaaatatcacgtgtctcaaacggtgaagaaaaaacatcgtgacgaaacctgcataccagataattttcttaactctcaacgtgtgtgaagtctgccaaactgcattggtccagcgtggtggactaatccctctcattccgagaggagaatcgtctcagcagtaagccgaatatgggttgataatgaaaatgtCAATCAATTTGTGTTAAGAAGCTGTTATTGTAGAAGTAGTGTAGAAGCTATCTGAAAGTCCCAACCTTCAGAATTGTATAAGTTAGATTTACCAACATTCGAACAATGGACCTTGAAGTCAGCATACAACTTCTATAATTgccaagttttataataaaactataaaaaatattcattaattagaACGGCGATGAAATTTTTATCGGAATGTCAAAAATTCTTCGCattgtatttgaattttttaaatggtgtacaatttttataaattccttttttatcaaaaagtaaatagttaaattgatttccttttttgtttggaaaatGTTAACATTCCTACGAATATGCTGAACGCCTGAATTAATATTCCAATATTCTTAGTATCGGGAAAAACAATGCTTGGTATTTTCGCTAtaagttttgtgttaaaaatgtCCACCAAGTTAAATCATGAGAAAGTTGAATTAAACACTACAATATCTCTTGTCTTGTGACACACATCTTTGCCATTTCTGCAATCTTTGAATGATGAAGTACCTAGTTGAGTAGCTCCTTTCTATCCTATTTTCTTACCGATCAATCATCAATTTCATTCATGTCTGCTGCACCCTGTATGCTTGCATGGCTTTAATGTGTATTCGCATCAACAGAGTAACAGAGAAAATAGgtacacgtttttttttaaattctttacaagcgCTCGACTACAATCTATctaatctaagattgaagcgggataacttgtttggagtacgatggaaatccacactcttttcggtttctacacgacaacatactggaacgctaaatcgcttgacgttacgtctttgctggtagggtggtaactagccacggtcgaagcctcctaccagccagacctgaaccaattaagaaaagaaaaaaaagaaaagggttccaaaaattctgaaaattattttctcaacagcaattgtatcttctatccgtaaaaaatactattgacccgcttataaattataaataataaaggcctattttgggacatgtcctttttaataagtaacttttaactctaaaaatgaaggacattccatacaaaatttcaaccccaatttcacccccttcttattttattttcgctacaaaaagtattctataaattTCTCCGTATTATGATCTTAAACCGTGTCAAGTTtcttttgaattcattcagtagtttcagcgtgatgcccgaataacaaaaaaaaaacacggacagacagacaaagatataatcgaaaaaaaaaaatatttttatcttcagaaacaacaacaaaaattttcaaaatatcatcagAATTGGATCTTTTATTTAAGTAGGATAAATAGATAAACATAATCCTCTTTTGACAGTCAGATAAAAAGTAAGATTTTTTCAACACATAAAAATGATAAAGTAAGTAATGTGCTAGAGGCTGCCTAATACCAACAACCTTGAGCAATAATTTGCCTCCGAGTATGTTTTGAGTTTCGAATCAATTTGATTTCGACGGATTATCTATAATATCTTACAAGTTATTTAACATATTCAAATGCACAGGTAAATAATGTTGCAAAATGTCTAAGTTTTACGACTAACGTCTTTTTTttaaggaatatttgccatattttttttttaatattctcattcccctccaactagtcggaaaagactagTTGGAATGGCTACGACCATACACCAAAAGGACGGAGA harbors:
- the LOC112043940 gene encoding pyrokinin-1 receptor isoform X1, whose translation is MDLDVEDLLLFNMTNDTSQSSGFSEPDSLNIIVPLTIVYVVIFIAGVLGNISTCVVIARNRSMHTATNFYLFSLAISDLLLLVCGLPLEVHRLWSPMSYPLGEALCITVGLVSETSANATVLTITAFTVERYIAICRPFMSHTMSKLSRAVRYIIVIWICALCAAVPQAMQFGIVMYSEKGQNISACTVKGHGVHQVFVISSFVFFVVPMSLITVLYVLIGAKLHTSRVLHPLKKSSMESSERPNGIPRYRNGASQRRVIRMLVAVALSFFLCWAPFHVQRLIAIYGKNLEHPTDTFYKVYIVLTYISGVLYFLSTAINPFLYNIMSNKFRNAFKLTLSMWCSRDDPRLERTYSALLASKRQRAASRATQRQRYPRLLCRLSTASSQLGDAPPRAQSYHRRDLSVVNEVPGATWLWQQRLVEGSDSFTSPRSISNSSLHEVDQELSGEELATFLYQVNCNIGGIT
- the LOC112043940 gene encoding pyrokinin-1 receptor isoform X2; amino-acid sequence: MDLDVEDLLLFNMTNDTSQSSGFSEPDSLNIIVPLTIVYVVIFIAGVLGNISTCVVIARNRSMHTATNFYLFSLAISDLLLLVCGLPLEVHRLWSPMSYPLGEALCITVGLVSETSANATVLTITAFTVERYIAICRPFMSHTMSKLSRAVRYIIVIWICALCAAVPQAMQFGIVMYSEKGQNISACTVKGHGVHQVFVISSFVFFVVPMSLITVLYVLIGAKLHTSRVLHPLKKSSMESSERPNGIPRYRNGASQRRVIRMLVAVALSFFLCWAPFHVQRLIAIYGKNLEHPTDTFYKVYIVLTYISGVLYFLSTAINPFLYNIMSNKFRNAFKLTLSMWCSRDDPRLERTYSALLASKRQRAASRATQRQRYPRLLCRLSTASSQLGDAPPRAQVSPTTEEIYQS